From a single Arthrobacter sp. SLBN-112 genomic region:
- a CDS encoding 5-oxoprolinase/urea amidolyase family protein: MAAMQLQRTSTAPHAELTGIRPAGDRAILVELPSLEAVLSLQAQLTAHPQPGQIDVIAAATTILITADSPQSAQALAAHVRSLDLDAPADTESALVTIDVVYDGEDLDEVASLTGLGREAVVAAHTGQLWTAAFAGFAPGFAYLTGENPSLEVPRRRSPRTAVPAGAVALGGAYSAVYPRQSPGGWQLIGRTDAVMWDLDRENPALIRPGDTVRFQAVRAHAVVTEVPEASASRTPAEQQGSPGLAVRKPGLQATVQDLGRPGFASLGVSSAGAMDRGALRRANRMVGNAEGAAGIELLFGGLELEALTDQVLAVTGAAVPLEVTPGTDSAQASQRTTAVRHPACDAPFALLAGERLTVGNPSAGLRSYIGVRGGIGGAVALGSRSTDSMSGIGPKPLEAGTILPVQAAKPGSIVGHPEISPLPDQDGATVLRVVPGPRQDWFSPETLQDFLAREWTVTPQSNRIGLRLNGQPLTRSRDGELASEGTVRGAVQVPPEGQPVLFLSDHPVTGGYPVIAVVVHADLDKGAQLPPGTTVRFTAAASPAELPETPKESHA; this comes from the coding sequence ATGGCCGCCATGCAACTGCAGCGTACAAGCACTGCCCCCCACGCGGAGCTGACCGGCATCCGTCCCGCCGGCGACCGTGCCATCCTGGTGGAGCTGCCCTCCCTGGAAGCGGTCCTCAGCCTTCAGGCGCAACTCACTGCGCATCCGCAACCGGGCCAGATCGACGTCATCGCCGCCGCAACCACCATCCTCATCACGGCGGACTCGCCCCAGTCGGCGCAGGCGCTGGCCGCGCATGTCCGCAGCCTGGACCTGGACGCACCCGCGGACACCGAGAGCGCGCTGGTCACCATCGACGTGGTGTACGACGGCGAGGACCTGGACGAGGTTGCGTCGCTCACCGGCCTGGGCCGCGAGGCAGTGGTGGCCGCCCACACAGGTCAGCTCTGGACCGCCGCCTTTGCCGGATTCGCACCCGGCTTTGCCTACCTCACCGGCGAGAACCCCAGCCTGGAGGTGCCGCGGCGACGGTCACCGCGGACGGCCGTCCCCGCCGGAGCCGTTGCCCTGGGCGGGGCGTACTCCGCCGTCTATCCGCGGCAATCGCCGGGCGGCTGGCAGCTGATCGGCCGGACCGATGCAGTCATGTGGGACCTGGACCGGGAAAATCCCGCACTTATCCGCCCCGGTGATACCGTCCGCTTCCAAGCCGTCCGCGCCCACGCCGTCGTGACGGAGGTGCCGGAAGCATCAGCCAGCAGGACGCCTGCAGAACAACAAGGTTCCCCAGGCCTGGCCGTCCGCAAACCCGGACTGCAGGCCACCGTGCAGGACCTGGGGCGGCCTGGCTTCGCTTCGCTGGGCGTCAGCAGCGCCGGCGCCATGGACCGGGGAGCGCTGCGCCGCGCCAACCGCATGGTGGGCAACGCCGAGGGCGCCGCCGGAATCGAACTCCTCTTCGGCGGGCTTGAACTCGAGGCCCTCACCGACCAGGTCCTGGCCGTCACGGGGGCAGCTGTCCCGCTGGAGGTCACGCCGGGGACAGATTCCGCACAGGCATCACAGCGGACGACGGCGGTACGGCACCCCGCGTGCGACGCCCCCTTCGCGCTGCTGGCAGGGGAGAGGCTGACCGTGGGCAACCCCAGCGCAGGGCTCCGCTCCTACATCGGGGTCCGTGGGGGAATCGGTGGCGCCGTTGCCCTGGGCAGCCGCTCCACGGACAGCATGTCAGGGATCGGCCCCAAACCGCTCGAAGCCGGAACCATCCTGCCCGTTCAGGCCGCCAAACCTGGCAGCATCGTTGGCCACCCGGAAATATCGCCCCTCCCGGACCAGGACGGGGCCACCGTGCTGCGGGTGGTTCCAGGACCCCGGCAGGACTGGTTCAGCCCCGAAACCCTGCAGGACTTCCTGGCCCGGGAATGGACCGTCACGCCACAGTCCAACCGCATCGGCCTGCGCCTCAACGGCCAGCCGCTTACCCGCAGCCGGGACGGTGAACTGGCCAGCGAAGGAACTGTCCGCGGCGCCGTGCAGGTGCCGCCGGAAGGCCAGCCCGTCCTGTTCCTCTCCGACCACCCGGTGACCGGCGGGTACCCGGTGATTGCCGTCGTCGTCCATGCCGACCTGGACAAGGGCGCCCAGCTTCCCCCGGGCACTACCGTGCGTTTCACCGCCGCAGCATCACCGGCAGAACTGCCCGAAACACCTAAGGAATCCCATGCATAA
- a CDS encoding acetyl/propionyl/methylcrotonyl-CoA carboxylase subunit alpha produces the protein MHKVLIANRGEIAVRIARACDDAGLDSVAVYADPDAEALHVSAATEAYSLSGSRPQETYLDIKKILAVAAKSGADAVHPGYGFLSENAGFAQAVLDAGLTWIGPSPETIRLLGDKVSAREVAVRAGAPLAPGSDGPVASAEEVRAFAEQVGLPVAIKAAFGGGGRGLKVVRNMADIEESFDSAVRESLAAFGRSECYVEKFLDRPRHVEAQVIADTHGNVVVVGTRDCSLQRRHQKLVEEAPAPFLTPEQRAAIHASAKAICREAGYVGAGTVEYLLDGTGFLSFLEVNTRLQVEHPITEETSGVDLVAAQLSIAAGEILPILADPEPRGHAFEFRINAEDPGRGFLPSPGRVESFEVPTGPGIRVDTGVRSGSVVPGQFDSLLAKLVVTGADRQQALRRARRALRQFRIGGLATVLPFHRAVVEAPDFTRTDTLGVYTTWIENEFATALEADPAFSPAAPEEPRRTIGIEVDGKRMELGLPRALLDSLLDGGGRARTEAPESSGEAAAEKNDGDLLATMAGTVVKWLAEPGATVEEGEAVLVLEAMKMETAVAAHRAGTLGEQLAAAGDAVAPGQVLATIG, from the coding sequence ATGCATAAAGTCCTCATTGCCAACCGCGGCGAAATCGCCGTGCGGATTGCCCGCGCCTGCGACGATGCCGGCCTGGACAGCGTGGCCGTCTACGCCGACCCCGACGCCGAAGCGCTCCACGTCTCCGCCGCCACCGAGGCGTACTCGCTGTCCGGCTCCCGTCCGCAGGAAACCTACCTGGACATCAAAAAAATTCTCGCGGTTGCGGCCAAAAGCGGTGCGGACGCCGTCCACCCCGGCTACGGCTTCCTGTCCGAAAACGCCGGATTCGCCCAGGCAGTGCTCGACGCCGGGCTGACCTGGATCGGCCCCTCCCCGGAAACCATCCGGCTGCTGGGTGACAAAGTCAGCGCCCGCGAAGTGGCGGTCCGCGCCGGTGCGCCGCTGGCACCCGGCAGCGACGGGCCGGTGGCCAGCGCCGAGGAAGTCCGCGCCTTCGCCGAACAGGTGGGCCTTCCGGTGGCCATCAAAGCTGCCTTCGGCGGCGGCGGCCGCGGCCTCAAGGTGGTCCGGAACATGGCGGACATCGAGGAAAGCTTCGACTCCGCGGTCCGCGAATCCCTCGCAGCCTTCGGCCGGAGCGAATGCTACGTGGAGAAGTTCCTGGACCGGCCGCGCCACGTGGAGGCCCAGGTCATCGCCGACACACACGGCAACGTGGTGGTGGTGGGCACGCGCGACTGCTCCCTGCAGCGCCGCCACCAGAAGCTCGTGGAGGAGGCCCCGGCCCCCTTCCTCACCCCTGAACAGCGGGCGGCCATCCACGCCTCGGCCAAGGCCATTTGCCGCGAGGCCGGCTATGTGGGCGCCGGCACGGTGGAGTACCTGCTGGACGGAACCGGCTTCCTGAGCTTCCTGGAGGTCAACACGCGATTGCAGGTGGAGCACCCCATCACCGAGGAGACCTCCGGCGTGGACCTGGTGGCCGCCCAACTGTCCATCGCGGCGGGGGAAATACTTCCCATCCTGGCGGACCCCGAGCCCCGCGGCCACGCCTTTGAGTTCCGCATCAACGCCGAGGATCCGGGCCGCGGCTTCCTGCCGTCACCCGGCCGTGTGGAATCGTTCGAGGTGCCCACCGGGCCGGGGATCCGTGTGGACACCGGCGTCCGGTCCGGCTCCGTGGTCCCCGGGCAGTTCGACTCCCTGCTGGCCAAACTCGTGGTGACCGGCGCGGACCGGCAGCAGGCCCTCCGCCGCGCCCGGCGTGCCCTGCGTCAGTTCCGCATCGGAGGCCTGGCCACCGTCCTGCCGTTCCACCGGGCGGTAGTGGAGGCGCCGGACTTCACCCGCACGGACACGCTTGGCGTCTACACCACCTGGATCGAGAACGAGTTCGCCACCGCCCTCGAGGCGGACCCTGCCTTCAGCCCTGCCGCGCCGGAAGAGCCGCGCCGGACCATCGGCATCGAGGTGGACGGCAAACGGATGGAGCTGGGACTGCCCAGGGCGCTGCTGGATTCCCTGCTGGACGGCGGTGGCCGGGCACGCACAGAGGCTCCGGAGAGCAGCGGCGAGGCCGCGGCGGAGAAGAACGACGGCGACCTGCTGGCCACCATGGCCGGCACCGTAGTCAAGTGGCTGGCTGAGCCGGGGGCAACAGTCGAGGAAGGGGAGGCGGTGCTGGTGCTCGAGGCCATGAAGATGGAAACGGCCGTTGCCGCTCACCGTGCCGGCACCCTGGGCGAGCAACTCGCTGCGGCGGGGGACGCCGTCGCGCCCGGACAGGTGCTCGCCACTATCGGGTGA
- a CDS encoding prenyltransferase/squalene oxidase repeat-containing protein, whose product MTWLDCLRFDPLAPLLSSAHPAVRSWASRELLPGTAGLPSAPAGAPDEALWDLPIPRRILRRQAADGSWAYPGRRPRARMDYDLLETYRQLGFLVEMFGLTCRHPALAAAAGYVLSHQSAEGDLRGIYGNQVSPNYTAALIGLLSKAGYGDDPRVERAFSWLEASRQDDGGWALPFRTRGRNLDALEEPQTIPGDPAQPFSHLITGVVLRAYASHTRHRKSASAQKAAELLAGRLFEPDAYPDKGRVADWTEFSFPFWMTDLVSALDAISIISPGLRSEKTDQARDWLAAHQEPSGLFTGHLLRDRFHDLQLWFSLAVCRVFARMSS is encoded by the coding sequence ATGACGTGGCTTGACTGCCTACGGTTCGACCCCCTCGCCCCGCTGCTGTCGAGCGCACATCCTGCCGTACGCTCCTGGGCCTCTCGGGAGCTGCTCCCCGGGACGGCGGGGCTGCCATCCGCCCCGGCGGGGGCACCGGATGAAGCGCTGTGGGACCTGCCGATCCCGCGCCGGATCCTGCGGCGCCAGGCGGCCGACGGGTCGTGGGCCTATCCGGGAAGACGGCCCCGGGCCAGGATGGATTACGACCTGCTGGAGACCTACCGGCAGCTCGGGTTTCTCGTGGAGATGTTCGGGCTGACGTGCCGGCATCCGGCCCTCGCCGCAGCCGCCGGCTATGTGCTCTCGCACCAGTCCGCCGAGGGTGATCTTCGAGGGATTTACGGCAACCAGGTGTCTCCCAACTACACGGCGGCCCTCATCGGGCTCCTGAGCAAAGCGGGGTACGGCGACGACCCCCGCGTGGAACGCGCGTTCAGCTGGCTTGAGGCGTCGCGGCAGGACGACGGTGGCTGGGCCCTTCCGTTCCGCACCCGGGGGAGGAATCTGGACGCGCTCGAGGAGCCGCAGACCATCCCCGGCGATCCGGCGCAGCCGTTCTCGCATCTGATCACCGGGGTGGTGCTCAGGGCGTATGCGTCCCATACCCGGCACCGCAAAAGCGCCTCCGCACAGAAGGCTGCGGAATTGCTGGCGGGCCGCTTGTTCGAGCCGGACGCCTACCCGGATAAGGGCCGTGTGGCCGACTGGACCGAATTCAGCTTTCCCTTCTGGATGACGGACCTCGTTTCCGCCCTCGACGCCATCAGCATCATCAGCCCCGGCCTCAGATCGGAAAAAACCGACCAGGCGCGCGACTGGCTGGCCGCACACCAGGAACCGTCCGGGCTCTTCACTGGCCATCTGCTCCGGGACAGGTTCCACGACCTCCAGCTCTGGTTCAGCCTGGCAGTCTGCCGCGTCTTCGCACGTATGTCCTCGTGA
- a CDS encoding GntR family transcriptional regulator, with protein sequence MTFDEVLADLQAQARTTKHAETGLWVAAQLRSRIAAGQLAPGSKLAEEALREALGVSRNTLREAFTALHAEHIVTRIPNRGVFVAHPTADDIREIYRVRRFLEPAAVLWSVDAPVEPLAGIVKAARAAAAEGDIPGMASANQDFHRAIVDRSGSERLNSLMDQVLAEMRLVFHSMAANPAFHEPYVEDNARIVELLEAGDLAAAADFLAAYLDRAEAQLLAAVGR encoded by the coding sequence ATGACGTTTGACGAGGTGCTGGCCGATCTCCAAGCCCAGGCCAGGACCACCAAGCACGCCGAAACAGGTCTCTGGGTGGCGGCCCAGCTCCGCAGCCGGATCGCCGCCGGCCAGCTCGCGCCCGGATCCAAGCTCGCGGAGGAAGCCCTCCGCGAAGCCCTGGGCGTGTCCCGCAACACCCTGCGGGAGGCCTTCACGGCGCTGCATGCGGAGCACATCGTTACCCGCATCCCCAATCGCGGTGTTTTCGTGGCCCACCCTACGGCGGACGACATCCGCGAGATCTACCGCGTGCGCCGGTTCCTGGAGCCGGCCGCAGTCCTGTGGTCCGTCGATGCTCCCGTTGAGCCCCTGGCCGGAATCGTCAAAGCCGCCAGGGCAGCCGCCGCGGAAGGCGACATCCCCGGGATGGCCAGTGCCAACCAGGATTTCCACCGCGCCATCGTTGACCGCAGCGGCAGCGAGCGGCTGAACAGCCTCATGGACCAGGTCCTGGCCGAGATGCGCCTGGTGTTCCACTCCATGGCTGCCAATCCGGCCTTCCACGAGCCCTATGTGGAGGACAACGCGCGGATCGTGGAGCTCCTGGAGGCCGGCGACCTGGCCGCGGCAGCGGACTTCCTGGCCGCCTACCTGGACCGCGCCGAAGCCCAGCTGCTCGCCGCCGTCGGCCGCTAA
- a CDS encoding DUF969 domain-containing protein, protein MLVLIGVLLVIIGFAIRLNPLIVVTVAGIVTALLGGMNPAQILDSFGTGFASSRSVTIFVAVLPVVGIIEFFGLQEQAKILIGKLAKLTAGRVLLGYLAVRQLTAAVGLNSIGGHAQTVRPLVFPMAEGAALRRYGHVPEHISERIKGHSAGADNVGVFFGEDVFVAVGSILLITTFVDTTYHLHLEPLQLALWAIPTAIAAFLIHGFRLLRLDKQLDKEYREYELTAQKETAGEAK, encoded by the coding sequence ATGCTTGTACTCATCGGGGTGCTGCTGGTGATCATTGGCTTCGCCATCCGCCTGAACCCCCTGATTGTCGTCACTGTCGCCGGCATCGTCACCGCACTGCTGGGCGGCATGAACCCCGCGCAGATCCTTGACTCGTTCGGCACCGGCTTCGCCAGCAGCCGCTCGGTCACCATCTTCGTGGCGGTGCTGCCGGTGGTGGGCATCATCGAGTTCTTTGGGCTGCAGGAGCAGGCCAAGATCCTCATCGGAAAGCTCGCCAAGCTCACGGCAGGCCGGGTCCTCCTGGGCTACCTGGCCGTCCGCCAGCTGACCGCAGCCGTGGGCCTGAACAGCATCGGCGGCCACGCCCAGACCGTCCGTCCGCTGGTGTTCCCCATGGCAGAGGGCGCGGCACTGCGCCGCTACGGCCACGTGCCGGAGCACATCAGCGAGCGGATCAAGGGCCACTCGGCCGGCGCGGACAACGTGGGCGTGTTCTTCGGCGAGGACGTGTTCGTGGCGGTCGGCTCAATCCTGCTGATCACCACGTTCGTGGACACCACGTACCACCTGCACCTGGAACCGCTCCAGCTGGCCCTTTGGGCCATCCCCACCGCCATCGCGGCCTTCCTGATCCACGGCTTCCGGCTCCTGCGCCTGGACAAGCAGCTGGACAAGGAATACCGCGAGTACGAGCTCACCGCCCAGAAGGAAACCGCAGGAGAAGCCAAATGA
- a CDS encoding DUF979 domain-containing protein: MINVEAVYWLIGILFVAWAALIAADTHHPRRWGSSSFWGLLGLCFFYSTWVQAGTAPGWILGIAVLVLVVLASTGLLGHGKHRTSTGPEREAFAKRFGNKLFLPALTLPLVTVILVLVAPMLSIGGTPLLDPKNTTLVALAIGAVAAVVVALVILKPKNPATPIFESRRILESIGWAALLPQMLTTLGILFTKAGVGTAVGTLASGLLPKGSLIAGVVVYCVGMFLFTVLMGNGFAAFPIMTAAIGWPVLVEGFHGDPAIVFAIGMLAGFCGTLCTPMAANFNLVPSALLEMNNKYGVITAQVGTAIPLLAVNIALMYFLAFH, translated from the coding sequence ATGATCAACGTTGAAGCCGTCTACTGGCTGATCGGCATTCTGTTCGTCGCCTGGGCAGCACTGATTGCCGCCGACACCCACCACCCCCGCCGCTGGGGCAGCTCCTCCTTCTGGGGCCTGCTCGGCCTGTGCTTCTTCTACAGCACCTGGGTCCAGGCGGGCACCGCACCGGGCTGGATCCTGGGCATCGCCGTCCTGGTCCTGGTGGTGCTGGCCTCCACCGGCCTGCTCGGTCACGGCAAGCACCGCACCTCCACGGGCCCGGAGCGCGAGGCCTTCGCCAAGCGCTTCGGCAACAAGCTCTTCCTCCCCGCGCTCACGCTGCCGCTGGTCACCGTAATCCTGGTGCTCGTGGCGCCAATGCTGTCCATCGGCGGCACCCCGCTGCTTGATCCCAAGAACACTACGCTGGTAGCCCTGGCCATCGGGGCAGTAGCCGCCGTCGTCGTCGCCCTGGTGATCCTCAAGCCCAAGAACCCTGCCACGCCCATCTTCGAAAGCCGCCGGATCCTCGAATCCATCGGCTGGGCCGCGCTGCTGCCGCAGATGCTCACCACCCTGGGCATCCTCTTCACCAAGGCCGGCGTGGGCACCGCGGTGGGCACCCTCGCGTCCGGGCTGCTGCCCAAGGGCTCACTGATCGCCGGCGTGGTGGTCTACTGCGTGGGCATGTTCCTGTTCACCGTGCTCATGGGCAACGGCTTCGCCGCGTTCCCCATCATGACCGCGGCCATCGGCTGGCCCGTGCTGGTGGAAGGGTTCCACGGCGACCCCGCCATCGTCTTCGCCATCGGCATGCTGGCCGGCTTCTGCGGCACACTGTGCACACCCATGGCCGCCAACTTCAACCTGGTGCCATCCGCGCTGCTGGAAATGAACAACAAGTACGGCGTCATCACGGCCCAGGTAGGAACGGCCATCCCGCTGCTGGCCGTCAACATCGCCCTGATGTACTTCCTGGCCTTCCACTAA